The following coding sequences lie in one Synechococcus sp. PCC 7336 genomic window:
- a CDS encoding phosphoadenylyl-sulfate reductase, protein MVLKSLELNCNIDLDTANRCLADASAREVVEWGAEMFGDRLVMSSSLGIQAAVMLHLVTQIIPNIPVIWVDTGYLPPETYQFAEELIERLQLNIEVYQATMSPARMEALYGRLWEDNTVESLDRYNQIRKVEPMWRALRELDAMAWLAGLRTSQTNHRKTLRRIEMQSGIVKLHPILHWSAKDVYEYLTAHDLPYHPFFDRGYTSVGDWHSSRPLSLEDTDERDTRFNGLKQECGLHLPLTRGEADSLNASSL, encoded by the coding sequence ATGGTTTTGAAATCCCTCGAACTCAACTGCAATATCGACCTGGATACAGCCAATCGCTGCTTAGCCGATGCTAGCGCCCGAGAGGTTGTGGAATGGGGGGCCGAGATGTTTGGCGATCGCCTCGTCATGAGCAGTAGCCTCGGCATCCAAGCGGCCGTGATGCTGCATCTGGTGACCCAGATTATCCCCAACATCCCCGTGATTTGGGTGGATACCGGTTATTTACCTCCCGAGACTTATCAATTTGCAGAAGAGCTGATCGAGCGGTTACAGCTCAATATCGAGGTGTACCAAGCCACCATGAGCCCCGCCCGCATGGAAGCACTGTACGGACGCTTGTGGGAAGACAATACGGTTGAGTCCCTCGATCGCTACAATCAAATCCGCAAAGTGGAGCCCATGTGGCGTGCCCTGCGCGAACTCGATGCCATGGCGTGGCTGGCAGGTTTGCGCACCAGCCAAACCAATCACCGCAAAACCCTCCGTCGCATTGAGATGCAGTCGGGCATTGTTAAATTGCACCCAATCCTGCACTGGAGTGCAAAAGATGTTTACGAATACCTCACAGCCCACGACCTGCCCTACCATCCCTTCTTCGATCGCGGCTACACCAGCGTGGGCGATTGGCATTCCAGCCGTCCGCTTTCGCTAGAAGATACCGACGAGCGCGACACCCGCTTTAACGGCCTCAAACAAGAGTGCGGCTTGCACTTGCCCCTGACGCGAGGGGAAGCCGATAGTCTCAACGCGAGTTCGTTGTAG
- a CDS encoding phosphoglucomutase/phosphomannomutase family protein: protein MTTTAIQFGTDGWRGAIAGDFTFANVRRATRAIACYLDTTYERTRPVLVGYDTRFLADRFARQAAEVLAAEGWKVLVTERDCPTPALAFAARLRRSAGALMFTASHNPSTDCGLKYIPDYAGPATADITDAISSYLERVPDGLPDLKGVEVGQFDPRPTYLDCLYSSIDLDRIRAANFSVVYDALYSTSRGYLDEALRYCLCDVSALHTYRDVLFGGSLPEPRAPQLGEMLAAILQAGAAVGMATDGDADRFGIADERGQMLSPNTVLMVLTRHLAVHRGWKGAVVRTVGTTHLLDRLAAQYGLEVYETPVGFKHIGQKMRELPVLIGGEESGGVSILGHIPEKDGILANLLVLEAMAYEQKPLSQIAAEAIAAAGGPTYTHRIDLRLTPEHKQAAMEQLTVSPPENVAGLDVVNVGSKDGVKLQLGSNAWVLVRPSGTEPLLRISMEADSRDQQEAIARAMRAAIEILKP, encoded by the coding sequence ATGACGACAACAGCGATTCAGTTTGGCACAGATGGATGGCGCGGTGCCATTGCCGGGGATTTTACATTTGCAAATGTTCGCCGTGCAACGCGGGCGATCGCCTGCTACTTAGACACTACCTACGAGCGCACCCGCCCCGTCTTAGTGGGCTACGATACGCGCTTTTTGGCCGATCGATTTGCCCGTCAGGCAGCGGAAGTGCTCGCTGCTGAGGGCTGGAAGGTATTGGTGACCGAACGGGATTGCCCCACGCCGGCCCTCGCCTTTGCGGCCCGATTGCGCCGTTCGGCTGGAGCCTTAATGTTTACTGCCAGCCACAATCCCTCCACCGACTGCGGTCTGAAGTACATTCCCGACTATGCCGGTCCTGCGACAGCAGACATTACAGATGCCATCTCCAGCTATCTAGAGCGAGTGCCGGACGGGCTGCCCGACTTAAAGGGAGTTGAGGTGGGACAGTTCGATCCGCGACCCACCTATCTCGATTGCCTCTATTCGTCGATTGACCTGGATCGTATCCGTGCAGCTAACTTTTCTGTGGTCTACGATGCCCTCTACAGCACCTCTCGCGGCTATCTCGACGAAGCACTGCGCTACTGTCTCTGCGACGTCAGCGCCCTCCATACCTATCGCGATGTCCTGTTTGGGGGCAGCCTGCCAGAACCGCGCGCCCCACAGTTGGGGGAGATGTTGGCGGCTATCTTGCAGGCGGGGGCAGCTGTAGGAATGGCAACGGATGGAGATGCCGATCGCTTCGGCATTGCAGACGAACGGGGACAGATGTTAAGCCCCAATACCGTCCTGATGGTGTTGACTCGCCATCTGGCCGTCCATCGCGGCTGGAAAGGGGCGGTTGTGCGTACGGTGGGTACTACCCATCTGCTCGATCGCCTAGCGGCCCAGTACGGTCTAGAGGTCTACGAAACTCCGGTGGGATTCAAGCACATCGGTCAAAAGATGCGGGAATTACCTGTCTTGATCGGCGGAGAGGAGTCGGGGGGGGTGAGCATCTTGGGGCACATTCCCGAAAAGGACGGTATTCTGGCCAATTTATTAGTCCTTGAGGCAATGGCCTACGAACAAAAGCCCCTCAGCCAGATTGCAGCGGAGGCGATCGCCGCAGCGGGCGGCCCCACCTACACCCATCGCATCGATCTGCGGTTGACTCCAGAGCACAAGCAAGCGGCCATGGAACAGTTAACAGTCAGTCCGCCAGAGAACGTGGCGGGTCTGGATGTGGTGAATGTGGGGTCCAAAGATGGTGTTAAACTCCAGCTCGGCAGCAACGCTTGGGTATTGGTGCGTCCGTCGGGGACCGAGCCCCTGCTGCGGATTTCAATGGAGGCTGACTCTCGCGACCAACAGGAGGCGATCGCGAGGGCCATGCGCGCAGCGATCGAGATTCTGAAACCGTGA
- a CDS encoding DUF3318 domain-containing protein translates to MYAETSMLDEREVQRLKDLLPASSRDSIEILAAPFSQVEVIRGSRLLPWQRRLKILIKPREWEQFTPNQRSTVFLHKVGYHSRSLTRTLDFYAALAGLGGVSMVVEGFQRDPVGIAVSGGLGGLAIWQLIKDRASDRRLLAADAYAVDRLVLRGLPRIQAVEALGQALHIEARLEGRSGNELLDVLRYQNLKRLAQRPAEDIVLS, encoded by the coding sequence GTGTACGCTGAAACGTCAATGCTGGACGAACGGGAAGTGCAGCGGTTGAAGGATTTACTTCCGGCCAGCAGTCGCGATTCGATTGAGATTTTGGCGGCACCGTTTAGCCAAGTGGAGGTCATCCGGGGAAGTCGCCTGCTGCCTTGGCAGAGGCGACTGAAGATTTTAATTAAGCCTCGAGAGTGGGAGCAATTTACCCCCAATCAGCGATCCACAGTGTTCCTGCATAAAGTGGGCTATCACAGCCGCTCGCTCACCCGCACCTTAGACTTCTACGCGGCTTTGGCGGGTCTGGGGGGGGTCAGTATGGTGGTGGAAGGGTTTCAGCGAGATCCGGTGGGAATTGCAGTGTCTGGGGGATTGGGGGGACTGGCTATTTGGCAGCTCATTAAGGATCGGGCCAGCGATCGCCGCTTGTTAGCGGCAGATGCCTATGCCGTAGATCGGCTGGTGTTGAGAGGGTTGCCTCGGATTCAGGCGGTGGAGGCGCTGGGGCAAGCGCTGCACATTGAGGCGCGGTTGGAAGGGCGATCGGGGAATGAACTGCTGGATGTTTTGCGGTACCAAAATCTCAAGCGACTGGCCCAGCGACCGGCTGAGGATATTGTCTTGAGCTAG
- a CDS encoding caspase family protein, with the protein MSTSRREFLTRGACGVAGLALAPALEWLATCRSQTYGSAFAATTGRKLALLVGIDRYADPLTPLAGSGTDVALQQEVLEYRFGFDEIVTLADTDATGEAIADTFLTHLVQQASPDDAIVFHFSGYGQTLPDGTSVLLPADFSSDISTDTANVLPLETLFLLVQALPSKRISIVLDCGFQSAKAAAEGNWRLRSPADLSIAEGYQFAPAVLERQQQIFRDYRTSVPGTFDPSRIDRTSGTWLLAAPLGQPAAEGVWDGFSAGLLTYLLTQSLWESAASDTWRQVFQIARIKAEQVAARPEKLALHGKGNQPDRPYSKLSSATVEGGIAGAIQTVEGTRAELWLGGIPPMILPFLGVGTRFRCYDGGSEWVLKSRDKLTATLGLDETLTEATPPQEGALVSEVQRALAAVKLAIALDDSLTRIEKVDATSALSSTSLAGELHSIETAKLHERQVDCLFGRMTPELQASLPEPPPLGSYGLLRSGRVPILDTFGEAGEAPKGAVQRLVHRLQHLLAAKRLRATINESASALPLVLEIASASIRWQQGTAIATNRTPLLRQGNSDGGMPQLAMGTPLSYALDNRGDRPLYAAVLVLDGLGALCALAHPSDEELPAIAIPPQTKLDLAELLGMKLAVRAPGGLAEVFAIASTEPLTETDRLLREFAKEMGASGGLLSLPRPLQFAETLMAELAPASDGGLHLLSHAKRVTLSSTYVAV; encoded by the coding sequence GTGAGTACGAGCAGACGCGAATTTTTGACTCGGGGAGCTTGTGGCGTTGCTGGCTTGGCGTTAGCCCCCGCCCTAGAGTGGTTGGCAACCTGCCGATCGCAAACGTATGGTAGTGCTTTTGCAGCGACTACGGGACGAAAGCTGGCCTTGCTAGTGGGGATCGATCGCTATGCCGATCCCCTCACCCCCCTGGCGGGTAGTGGCACAGATGTCGCACTGCAGCAGGAGGTGCTGGAATATCGGTTCGGCTTTGACGAGATCGTCACCCTAGCCGATACAGATGCGACAGGAGAGGCGATCGCTGACACTTTTTTAACCCATCTCGTGCAGCAGGCCAGCCCCGATGATGCGATTGTCTTTCACTTCAGCGGCTACGGTCAGACCCTCCCAGACGGTACCTCAGTGCTGCTACCGGCAGACTTCTCCAGCGATATCTCCACCGACACTGCCAACGTTCTACCGTTAGAAACCCTCTTTCTATTAGTTCAAGCCCTCCCCAGCAAACGCATCAGCATCGTGCTCGATTGTGGCTTTCAGTCTGCAAAGGCTGCGGCAGAGGGAAACTGGCGGCTGCGATCGCCTGCCGATCTCTCGATCGCGGAAGGCTATCAATTTGCGCCCGCCGTGCTAGAGCGCCAGCAACAGATCTTTCGAGACTATCGCACCTCGGTGCCCGGGACATTCGACCCCAGCCGCATCGATCGCACCAGCGGTACTTGGCTGTTAGCTGCCCCTCTGGGCCAACCTGCGGCAGAAGGAGTATGGGATGGATTTAGTGCCGGATTGCTCACCTATCTGCTGACCCAATCTCTATGGGAGAGCGCAGCCTCGGATACCTGGCGGCAGGTGTTTCAGATCGCCCGCATTAAAGCGGAGCAGGTGGCGGCCCGTCCAGAGAAATTGGCGCTCCACGGTAAGGGCAATCAACCCGATCGCCCCTACTCAAAGCTATCTTCGGCAACTGTCGAGGGGGGAATTGCAGGAGCCATTCAAACGGTGGAGGGAACGCGGGCGGAGCTCTGGCTGGGGGGGATTCCGCCCATGATTCTGCCATTTTTGGGGGTGGGAACGCGGTTCCGCTGTTATGACGGTGGCAGCGAATGGGTGCTGAAGTCGCGGGATAAGTTGACGGCAACGCTGGGCTTGGACGAGACCCTGACAGAAGCGACTCCGCCACAGGAGGGGGCTTTGGTGTCAGAGGTACAGCGGGCACTGGCGGCAGTTAAGTTAGCGATCGCCCTCGACGACAGCTTGACGCGGATTGAGAAAGTGGATGCCACCAGTGCTCTGTCCAGTACATCGCTGGCGGGAGAATTACACTCGATCGAAACGGCGAAATTGCACGAGCGCCAGGTGGATTGTCTGTTTGGCCGCATGACCCCCGAACTGCAAGCCAGTCTGCCGGAGCCTCCTCCCCTGGGTAGCTATGGTTTGTTGCGATCGGGCAGAGTCCCCATTCTGGATACGTTTGGTGAAGCAGGTGAAGCCCCCAAAGGGGCAGTACAGCGGTTGGTGCATCGCCTGCAGCATCTATTGGCGGCCAAGCGGTTGCGGGCAACTATCAACGAAAGCGCTTCCGCTCTGCCCCTGGTTTTGGAGATTGCCAGCGCATCGATCCGCTGGCAGCAGGGAACTGCTATAGCGACCAATCGTACGCCGCTACTGCGTCAAGGCAACAGTGATGGCGGCATGCCACAACTGGCGATGGGAACGCCGCTATCCTATGCCCTCGACAATCGCGGCGATCGGCCCCTGTATGCTGCAGTGTTGGTGCTAGACGGACTGGGTGCGCTGTGTGCCCTGGCTCATCCGTCAGATGAAGAGCTCCCCGCGATCGCGATCCCGCCTCAAACCAAGCTCGATTTGGCCGAATTGCTGGGGATGAAGCTGGCGGTCCGAGCACCTGGGGGACTGGCGGAAGTGTTTGCGATCGCCAGTACGGAACCCCTAACGGAGACCGATCGCCTATTGCGGGAATTTGCCAAAGAGATGGGGGCCAGCGGCGGGCTGCTATCATTACCGAGACCGCTCCAGTTTGCAGAAACCCTGATGGCAGAACTGGCTCCTGCAAGCGATGGCGGACTGCACTTGCTATCCCACGCCAAGCGGGTTACCCTCAGTTCCACCTATGTGGCGGTGTAG
- the dcd gene encoding dCTP deaminase yields the protein MIKNDRWIVARARVGMIEPFEPDLVRQIESPNGYAPRQVLSYGLSSYGYDIRLSPADFRIFRHIPGTVVDPKHFNPANLQPTELHSEESGDFFILPAHSYGLGVAIERLEVPPTITVISIGKSTYARCGIIANLTPAEASWRGHLTLEFSNASSADCRIYANEGVVQLLFLEGEPCATTYADRAGKYQDQPQEVIVARV from the coding sequence ATGATCAAAAACGACCGTTGGATTGTTGCCCGCGCCCGAGTAGGCATGATTGAGCCTTTCGAGCCCGATCTAGTGCGTCAAATCGAATCCCCCAACGGGTATGCCCCCCGCCAAGTGCTCAGCTACGGGCTTTCCTCCTACGGCTACGACATCCGCCTCTCTCCCGCCGATTTCCGCATCTTCCGCCACATTCCCGGAACAGTGGTGGACCCCAAACACTTCAACCCCGCCAATCTTCAACCCACCGAACTACATTCTGAAGAGAGCGGTGACTTCTTCATCCTGCCCGCCCATTCCTACGGCCTCGGTGTGGCGATCGAACGGCTGGAGGTTCCCCCCACCATCACCGTTATTTCCATTGGCAAAAGCACCTACGCCCGCTGTGGCATTATCGCCAATCTCACCCCTGCCGAAGCCAGTTGGCGCGGCCATCTCACCCTCGAATTTTCCAATGCCTCCAGCGCGGACTGCCGCATCTATGCCAACGAGGGCGTGGTGCAACTGCTGTTTTTAGAAGGCGAACCCTGCGCCACCACCTACGCCGATCGCGCTGGGAAATATCAAGACCAACCCCAAGAAGTCATTGTTGCCCGCGTGTAG
- a CDS encoding alanine--glyoxylate aminotransferase family protein, with protein sequence MKDKLQLMIPGPTPVPERALLAMAKHPIGHRSKAFSDTIAAVTAGLRWLHQTQNDVFILSASGTGAMEAGLVNVLSPGDRVLCGVNGKFGERWADMADVFGLQCERIESEWGTPYSVEAFAEKLQADTARAIKAVILTHSETSSGVQNDVEAIAKLAQEHGEALVIVDAVTSLGAASVPMDEWGLDIVASGSQKGYMMPPGLGFVAVSDRAMAATQTSTLPKYYWSFAMAKKNLSKNTTPFTPAVNLIYALQETLTMMQEEGLEAIFARHALLRDATRAGARALGLGLLAPDSHPSSAVTAIEAPAGINADDIRSLVMKKFDIALAAGQNQLKGKIFRIGHLGFICDRDILTTFAALESALREVGYEGFSPGAGVTAAARVLAG encoded by the coding sequence ATGAAAGACAAGCTGCAACTGATGATTCCGGGGCCAACCCCAGTGCCGGAACGGGCCTTGTTGGCCATGGCCAAACACCCGATCGGACACCGCAGTAAAGCATTTTCTGACACGATCGCCGCAGTCACCGCAGGACTGCGCTGGCTGCATCAAACCCAAAATGACGTATTTATTCTGTCGGCCAGCGGCACTGGCGCAATGGAAGCCGGACTGGTGAATGTGCTCAGCCCCGGCGATCGCGTCTTGTGTGGCGTCAACGGCAAGTTTGGCGAACGTTGGGCCGATATGGCAGATGTGTTCGGCCTACAGTGCGAGCGGATCGAGTCGGAGTGGGGTACCCCTTACTCTGTGGAGGCGTTTGCTGAGAAATTGCAGGCAGATACCGCGAGGGCCATCAAAGCAGTCATTCTGACCCACAGCGAAACCTCTAGTGGCGTACAAAACGATGTGGAGGCGATCGCCAAACTGGCGCAGGAACACGGCGAAGCTCTGGTCATCGTGGACGCAGTGACGAGTCTTGGCGCAGCTAGCGTACCGATGGATGAATGGGGTTTGGATATTGTGGCTTCCGGCTCTCAGAAAGGGTATATGATGCCCCCCGGCTTGGGCTTTGTGGCCGTCAGCGATCGCGCGATGGCAGCAACCCAAACCTCCACTCTGCCCAAGTATTACTGGAGTTTTGCCATGGCCAAAAAGAACCTAAGCAAAAACACGACGCCGTTTACCCCTGCTGTGAACTTAATCTACGCCCTGCAAGAGACCTTGACAATGATGCAGGAAGAGGGGTTAGAGGCAATCTTTGCCCGTCACGCTCTGTTGCGCGATGCCACCCGAGCGGGTGCCAGAGCCCTCGGTTTGGGCTTGCTCGCCCCCGACAGCCACCCCAGCTCTGCCGTGACGGCGATCGAGGCCCCTGCAGGCATTAACGCAGATGACATTCGCAGCCTTGTCATGAAGAAATTCGACATTGCTTTAGCTGCCGGTCAAAACCAGCTCAAAGGCAAAATCTTCCGCATCGGCCACCTGGGCTTTATCTGCGATCGCGATATTCTCACCACCTTTGCCGCCCTCGAATCTGCCCTGCGAGAGGTGGGCTACGAAGGGTTTAGCCCCGGTGCTGGCGTCACGGCAGCCGCTCGCGTACTGGCTGGCTGA
- a CDS encoding CocE/NonD family hydrolase — MAQHPSISIAQALPVPMRDGTLLYADVYRPKQQSEPLPILLMRLPYGREIASTVVYAHPSWYAAQGFIVVIQAVRGCDRSQGQFYPMQAIEMDDGFDTLQWCQTLPGTNGKIGMYGFSYQGITQFQAMAAGGAQVGLTAIAPGMGAIDFYRGWCYWGGALALNVALPWGVQLAQDQAQFHQLEPHATELGRARSRLADWLDFTPLDRLELLRDRPVGEFYFDWVKEAIADSDYYRRLNPQVYLTGQCDLPGLHIAGWADSYLAGTLQAYEWMVQQSDAPQHLIVGPWQHLPWSRRVGQMDFGPEASPQIDRLQVQWFNRWLKGKSGFDSEAPVRLFEMGANRWRRFESWPPPTRSQRLWLASDGLANGPDSDGRLLRDRWDGCGFDTYVCDPRIANPTTPYGPYDQRVVHQRSDLLLYNSEPLQEQLAIAGAPTLHFYASSTAVDTDWVVKLVRVTPSGEALLMTAGVLRARFRQSRSQPQLLTPEAIEHYVIPLRATCWQVRVGERLQVAIASAAFPWIDRNPNTGQWPASASFSDFHVATQTIFHSTQYPSHLELPLLHEPR, encoded by the coding sequence GTGGCTCAGCATCCATCTATTTCGATCGCGCAGGCCCTGCCAGTGCCGATGCGGGACGGCACTCTACTCTACGCGGATGTATACCGCCCCAAACAACAGAGCGAGCCGCTGCCAATCCTATTAATGCGACTGCCCTACGGTCGGGAAATCGCCTCGACGGTGGTCTACGCTCACCCCAGTTGGTACGCCGCACAGGGGTTTATTGTCGTCATTCAAGCGGTGCGGGGGTGCGATCGCTCGCAGGGGCAGTTTTATCCCATGCAGGCGATTGAAATGGACGACGGGTTCGACACACTGCAGTGGTGCCAAACGTTGCCGGGGACGAACGGCAAGATCGGCATGTATGGCTTTTCCTATCAAGGCATTACCCAATTTCAGGCGATGGCGGCAGGGGGAGCGCAGGTGGGCCTGACGGCGATCGCGCCGGGGATGGGGGCGATCGATTTTTATCGGGGCTGGTGCTATTGGGGGGGAGCGCTGGCCTTGAATGTGGCACTGCCTTGGGGGGTGCAGCTAGCCCAGGACCAAGCACAATTCCACCAGTTAGAACCCCACGCGACGGAATTGGGGCGAGCCCGATCGCGGCTGGCTGACTGGCTCGACTTTACCCCTCTAGACCGCCTCGAACTATTGCGCGATCGCCCGGTGGGAGAGTTTTATTTCGACTGGGTGAAAGAGGCGATCGCCGATTCGGACTACTACCGCCGCCTCAATCCCCAAGTTTATCTAACGGGGCAATGCGATCTGCCAGGACTGCACATTGCCGGTTGGGCCGATAGCTATTTGGCTGGAACGCTTCAAGCCTACGAATGGATGGTACAGCAGAGCGATGCCCCCCAACATCTGATTGTGGGGCCTTGGCAACACCTCCCCTGGTCTCGCCGAGTCGGACAGATGGATTTCGGTCCCGAGGCCAGCCCGCAGATCGATCGCCTGCAAGTGCAATGGTTTAACCGCTGGCTGAAGGGAAAGTCCGGCTTTGACTCCGAAGCGCCCGTCCGACTGTTCGAAATGGGGGCCAATCGCTGGCGAAGGTTCGAGTCTTGGCCCCCGCCGACGCGATCGCAACGGTTGTGGCTTGCCAGTGACGGCTTAGCCAACGGTCCCGACAGTGACGGACGCCTGCTGCGCGATCGTTGGGATGGCTGCGGGTTCGACACTTACGTTTGCGATCCGCGCATTGCCAACCCCACTACCCCCTACGGTCCTTACGATCAGCGAGTGGTTCACCAGCGTTCCGATCTGCTGCTCTATAACAGCGAACCGCTGCAGGAGCAGCTCGCGATCGCGGGGGCTCCCACGCTTCACTTCTACGCCTCTAGCACGGCTGTCGATACCGATTGGGTGGTCAAGCTCGTGCGCGTCACCCCTTCTGGCGAAGCTCTGCTAATGACTGCTGGGGTGTTGCGGGCGCGCTTTCGCCAGTCGCGATCGCAGCCACAATTGCTGACTCCCGAGGCGATCGAGCATTACGTTATTCCCCTGCGGGCCACCTGCTGGCAGGTGCGAGTGGGGGAACGCTTACAAGTGGCGATCGCCAGTGCTGCCTTTCCTTGGATCGACCGCAATCCCAATACGGGACAGTGGCCCGCCAGCGCCTCTTTCAGCGATTTTCACGTGGCGACGCAAACCATCTTTCACTCGACGCAATACCCTTCCCATCTGGAACTGCCACTCCTGCACGAACCCAGATGA
- a CDS encoding TIGR03792 family protein has translation MLLARAVRPVVAAGVCALVLMGMVFIGGPVAIATEALTPTVVEVLEFRVPAEDRERFIELDDRVWTAALRQQPGFVHKSIWLPPENPEAVTFVIYWTNREAWHAFPAELQAELDRQMSPYNTLFVKGWDYTLRQPPPFGSSLAE, from the coding sequence ATGCTGCTCGCAAGGGCAGTGCGGCCGGTGGTGGCGGCCGGAGTGTGCGCTCTGGTGCTAATGGGAATGGTCTTTATCGGAGGTCCTGTGGCGATCGCAACTGAGGCACTGACACCGACAGTGGTAGAGGTTTTGGAGTTTCGCGTTCCTGCTGAGGACCGAGAGAGGTTTATAGAGCTGGACGATCGCGTCTGGACGGCGGCTTTGCGCCAGCAACCGGGGTTCGTCCACAAGTCCATTTGGCTGCCGCCGGAGAATCCCGAGGCAGTGACCTTTGTAATTTATTGGACCAATCGGGAAGCTTGGCACGCTTTTCCAGCAGAGTTGCAGGCAGAGTTAGACCGCCAGATGTCCCCCTACAACACCCTATTTGTGAAGGGTTGGGACTATACTCTGCGGCAGCCCCCCCCCTTTGGCTCGTCCCTCGCTGAATAG